One genomic region from Quercus robur chromosome 4, dhQueRobu3.1, whole genome shotgun sequence encodes:
- the LOC126722289 gene encoding uncharacterized protein LOC126722289 — protein sequence MDLRLLDHQEFLDVQDQTPTATDPSLPQQWQPPDENKFKVNFDAAVFKSCNQAGLGVIVQDWRGEVIGALSTSVPAAQTVVELEALACRRAVLFAVELGLQDVVFEGDSLQVIQALNLDSTDHLTYGHILEDIRTQVTALSSVEFIFNTRHCNVVADALAKKAKNCRETRVWTDFMPEDIASLVIFDIH from the exons ATGGATTTAAGACTTTTAG accatcaaGAATTCCTGGACGTCCAAGACCAGACACCAACTGCTACGGACCCTTCTCTGCCTCAGCAATGGCAGCCACCTGATGAAAATAAGTTCAAAGTTAATTTTGATGCTGCGGTCTTCAAGTCTTGTAACCAAGCAGGGCTAGGTGTGATCGTCCAGGACTGGCGTGGTGAGGTTATTGGAGCATTATCCACGTCAGTTCCTGCTGCTCAAACAGTTGTGGAGTTAGAAGCCCTTGCTTGTCGCCGAGCGGTGCTGTTTGCGGTGGAGCTAGGCCTTCAAGATGTTGTCTTTGAGGGTGACTCCCTCCAGGTGATCCAAGCTCTTAATCTGGACAGCACAGATCACTTGACTTATGGCCACATTCTCGAGGATATCCGAACTCAAGTTACTGCTCTTTCTTctgttgaatttatttttaatactaggcACTGCAACGTTGTAGCAGATGCACTAGCCAAAAAAGCCAAGAATTGTAGGGAGACTCGGGTATGGACTGATTTCATGCCTGAGGACATTGCTTCTCTTGTAATCTTTGACATTCATTGA